The following coding sequences are from one Arthrobacter sp. 24S4-2 window:
- a CDS encoding TrkH family potassium uptake protein, with product MTQSQPRSMSPANWHPGMPEREGLWIFTGIRDFIDNIANTSPARLALTAFGVVIIVFTALLSLPASSATGDFTPLHQALFTAVSAVCVTGLTVVSTAMHWSFFGQMVILIGIFVGGLGTLTLASLLALMVSKKLGVRGKLIAQEAMNNAGRLGEVGTLLRIVITTSVVIEGVLALALIPRFLTLGESFGQSVWHGVFYAISSFNNAGFTPHSDGIVPYETDLWILIPLMLGVFLGSLGFPVVMVLQQNGLNWKKWNLHTKLTIQVSFILLAAGTVLWGVMEWENMRTIGSMNVGDKITHSLFASVMTRSGGFNLVEQNHMEPTTMLLTDALMFAGGGSASTAGGIKVTTIAVMFLAIVAEARGDADVKIYGRTIPQGTMRVAISVIVAGATLVSVSALLLLHISGASLDRVLFETISAFATVGLSTNLSAELPPSGVYVLSILMFAGRVGTVTLAAALALRQRSQLYHYPEERPIIG from the coding sequence ATGACGCAAAGCCAGCCGAGGTCCATGAGCCCGGCTAACTGGCACCCCGGCATGCCGGAGCGTGAGGGCCTATGGATCTTCACGGGCATCCGCGACTTTATCGACAACATCGCCAACACCTCACCCGCGCGGCTGGCGCTGACTGCGTTCGGTGTAGTGATCATCGTATTCACCGCGCTCTTGTCGCTGCCGGCGTCATCGGCCACCGGCGACTTCACTCCCCTGCACCAGGCACTTTTCACCGCTGTGTCCGCAGTCTGCGTCACCGGCCTGACTGTGGTGTCCACCGCCATGCACTGGTCCTTCTTCGGCCAGATGGTCATCCTCATCGGTATTTTCGTTGGCGGCCTGGGCACCCTGACCCTGGCCTCGCTGCTGGCGCTCATGGTCAGCAAGAAGCTCGGCGTGCGCGGCAAGCTGATCGCCCAGGAAGCCATGAATAACGCCGGCCGCCTTGGCGAAGTGGGTACCCTGCTGCGGATCGTCATCACCACTTCCGTGGTGATTGAGGGGGTCCTCGCACTTGCCCTGATCCCCCGCTTCCTGACGCTCGGCGAAAGTTTCGGCCAGTCGGTGTGGCACGGTGTCTTCTACGCGATATCGTCGTTCAACAACGCCGGATTCACCCCGCACTCGGACGGCATCGTCCCCTACGAAACCGACCTTTGGATCCTGATCCCGCTAATGCTGGGCGTTTTCCTCGGCAGCCTGGGGTTCCCGGTTGTGATGGTGCTGCAGCAGAACGGCCTCAACTGGAAGAAATGGAACCTGCACACCAAGCTCACCATCCAGGTGTCGTTCATCCTCCTGGCGGCCGGCACCGTGCTCTGGGGGGTGATGGAGTGGGAAAACATGCGGACCATCGGTTCCATGAACGTCGGGGACAAGATCACGCACTCGCTTTTCGCCTCCGTCATGACCCGGTCCGGGGGCTTCAATCTGGTGGAGCAGAACCACATGGAGCCCACCACCATGCTCCTGACTGATGCCCTGATGTTCGCCGGCGGCGGTTCGGCTTCCACGGCCGGCGGCATCAAGGTGACCACAATCGCGGTGATGTTCCTGGCCATCGTTGCCGAAGCCCGCGGCGACGCAGACGTAAAGATCTACGGCCGCACCATCCCGCAGGGAACCATGCGGGTGGCCATCTCGGTGATCGTGGCCGGCGCAACGCTTGTGTCCGTCTCCGCGCTCCTGCTCCTGCACATCAGCGGCGCTTCCCTGGACCGGGTGCTGTTCGAGACCATTTCAGCCTTCGCCACGGTGGGACTCAGCACCAACCTCAGTGCCGAACTGCCGCCGTCGGGCGTGTATGTCCTGTCCATCCTGATGTTTGCGGGCCGTGTCGGCACCGTAACCCTAGCCGCTGCGCTGGCCCTCCGCCAGCGCAGCCAGCTTTACCACTACCCGGAAGAGAGGCCCATCA
- a CDS encoding FadR/GntR family transcriptional regulator, translated as MRTHQLVLQWIENQLSSGELALGGRLAAERTLAEQLQVSRTSVREAIRVLEAMGVVRAGVGSGPEAGTVVIADPTAALGSALRLHVATTHLPVADIVQTRVLLESWAAARARTDSPALAEAAGLLDKMDACPDTDEFLALDVRFHLALAEAAGNAVVSAMMGSLREAIQSYAGKLTANLPDWDATAARLRAEHREILAAINNHDGGKAAGLVAAHIEGYYKEAGLGPKDSDPARQ; from the coding sequence ATGCGCACCCATCAATTGGTCCTTCAGTGGATCGAGAACCAGCTTTCCAGCGGCGAACTGGCCCTGGGCGGCCGGCTGGCGGCGGAGCGGACGCTGGCCGAACAGCTGCAGGTTTCGCGCACCTCCGTCCGGGAGGCCATCCGCGTTTTGGAAGCCATGGGCGTGGTGCGCGCGGGTGTGGGGTCGGGTCCCGAAGCGGGCACTGTGGTCATCGCGGACCCGACGGCGGCCCTCGGCTCGGCCCTGCGCCTCCACGTGGCCACCACCCACCTCCCCGTTGCCGACATCGTGCAAACCCGCGTCCTGCTCGAATCCTGGGCAGCGGCCCGCGCCCGCACGGATTCGCCGGCCCTTGCCGAAGCTGCCGGGCTGCTGGATAAGATGGACGCCTGCCCGGATACGGACGAGTTCCTGGCACTGGATGTCCGCTTCCACCTGGCGCTGGCGGAGGCCGCGGGCAACGCCGTGGTCAGCGCCATGATGGGCTCGCTGCGGGAGGCGATCCAAAGCTACGCCGGAAAACTCACGGCCAACCTGCCGGACTGGGACGCCACCGCCGCCCGCCTCCGCGCCGAACACCGCGAGATCCTCGCTGCCATCAACAACCACGACGGCGGCAAGGCGGCCGGGCTTGTGGCTGCCCATATCGAGGGGTACTACAAAGAAGCCGGGCTGGGCCCGAAGGATTCGGACCCAGCCCGGCAGTAG
- a CDS encoding acetoin utilization protein AcuC, translating into MTFLPGLSQPALPTTVVWDMAMTAYNFGHGHPMAPERMELTARLAQSLGLLDLAHVTVAAPEVASDDELRTVHSAGFVAAVRRVSANPDLTDFERGLGTEDDPAFAGMHEASARLAGGSLLAAAAILDGSAVRAVNFGGGMHHAARERASGFCIYNDAALAIQKLLDGGVQRVAYIDVDAHHGDGTQNIFWDDPRVLTISLHETGLTLFPGTGFANEIGGPNAQGSAVNVALPAGTGDAGWLRAFHAVVPQLIGAFEPEVIVSQHGCDSHRLDPLTHLNISVDGQREAATAVGNLAARYCGNRWIATGGGGYNVITVVPRSWSHLIAIAAGRPVPLRTPVPEDWRQYVQEKYGAKYGVSAPEAMGDDVDLWWRSWEVGFDPNDEVDRTVMATRKEVFPLYGLDPWFD; encoded by the coding sequence ATGACATTCCTGCCAGGTCTCTCCCAGCCTGCACTGCCGACGACGGTGGTGTGGGACATGGCCATGACTGCCTACAATTTTGGGCACGGGCACCCGATGGCGCCCGAACGCATGGAGCTCACCGCCCGCCTGGCCCAAAGCCTGGGGCTGCTGGACCTGGCCCACGTCACTGTGGCCGCACCGGAGGTGGCCAGCGACGACGAGCTGCGCACCGTCCACAGCGCAGGGTTCGTGGCGGCCGTCCGCCGCGTCAGCGCGAACCCGGACCTCACGGACTTTGAGCGCGGTCTGGGCACCGAGGACGACCCCGCCTTCGCCGGGATGCACGAGGCCAGCGCCCGGCTTGCCGGTGGTTCGCTGCTCGCGGCAGCCGCGATCCTGGACGGCAGCGCCGTCCGGGCCGTTAACTTCGGTGGCGGAATGCACCACGCGGCCAGGGAACGGGCCAGCGGCTTCTGCATCTACAACGACGCCGCCCTGGCGATCCAGAAACTGCTCGACGGCGGCGTGCAGCGAGTGGCATATATCGACGTCGACGCGCACCACGGCGACGGGACGCAGAACATTTTCTGGGATGATCCGCGAGTGCTGACCATCTCGCTGCACGAGACCGGGCTGACGCTGTTTCCGGGAACGGGCTTCGCGAACGAGATCGGCGGCCCGAACGCCCAGGGGAGCGCGGTCAACGTGGCCCTCCCCGCCGGGACAGGCGACGCCGGCTGGCTGCGGGCGTTCCATGCGGTAGTGCCGCAGCTGATCGGCGCCTTCGAGCCGGAGGTCATCGTGAGCCAGCACGGCTGTGATTCGCACCGGCTGGATCCCCTCACACACCTCAACATCAGCGTTGACGGGCAGCGTGAGGCGGCCACCGCCGTCGGGAATCTCGCGGCGCGTTACTGCGGCAACCGGTGGATTGCCACGGGAGGTGGCGGCTACAACGTGATCACCGTGGTGCCGCGCTCCTGGAGCCACCTGATCGCCATCGCAGCCGGCCGGCCCGTACCGCTGCGCACGCCCGTGCCCGAGGACTGGCGGCAATACGTCCAGGAGAAGTACGGCGCGAAGTACGGCGTGTCCGCGCCCGAAGCCATGGGCGACGACGTGGACCTGTGGTGGCGTTCATGGGAGGTCGGCTTCGACCCCAATGACGAGGTGGACCGAACCGTGATGGCCACCCGCAAGGAAGTGTTTCCGCTCTATGGCCTGGATCCCTGGTTCGATTAG
- a CDS encoding helix-turn-helix transcriptional regulator, protein MVTDDVFAVIAEATRRDILVSLRSGDKAVGELVEELDASQPTISKHLKVLREADLVSMRAQGQKRYYALNPKPLAGVASWLETFDVGPRAAVVSPPAEADEKAEAAASPSPVPAGAGTFRPGTAEVPGRSAGGELSPAVAIPVATAGDDSVPQQIGRTVGRAATKAADLIANLPKFGRKK, encoded by the coding sequence ATGGTGACAGACGACGTATTTGCCGTCATTGCTGAGGCAACCCGGCGTGACATTCTGGTATCCCTCCGCTCGGGGGACAAAGCAGTGGGGGAGCTGGTCGAGGAACTGGACGCCAGCCAGCCCACCATTTCCAAGCATTTGAAAGTCCTTCGCGAGGCCGATCTCGTCAGCATGCGCGCCCAGGGCCAAAAGCGCTACTACGCGCTCAACCCCAAACCCCTCGCGGGCGTTGCCAGCTGGCTGGAGACGTTCGACGTCGGGCCGCGGGCCGCCGTCGTAAGCCCGCCGGCAGAAGCTGATGAGAAAGCGGAGGCCGCCGCGTCGCCGTCGCCCGTTCCTGCCGGTGCGGGGACGTTCCGTCCGGGCACCGCCGAGGTGCCGGGCCGCTCCGCCGGAGGGGAACTGAGCCCGGCCGTGGCGATTCCGGTGGCCACCGCGGGAGATGACTCTGTGCCGCAGCAAATCGGCCGCACCGTGGGCCGCGCCGCGACGAAGGCCGCGGACCTCATCGCGAACCTGCCCAAGTTCGGCCGCAAAAAGTAG
- a CDS encoding LacI family DNA-binding transcriptional regulator — protein sequence MGRRATTRRIGIADVALKAGVSHATVSRVMNGNFTVDATIAARVREAATELNYQPNPVGRSLALGKTDTIGIVVPDLSNPTFQAILRGLSMAAAQDGYRVLIADSSEVSSEEAILAGEARRRCDGLVLCAPRMSDAELEELAPSLHPMVLINRTTMDTQAPSLMVDYGQGIQELAGHLVGLGHTRLAFLAGPARSASNALRVLGLDKFKASHPEIELQMIDGGSSFEAGHESADAVLASGATGVLAFNDLVAMGLLSGLHERGIRVPEDISVTGFDDIPFARYTTPTLTTAAVPITELGQQAWHRMRDLIRHVPSDAGTEGPTVFQPRLETRSSTGPAKG from the coding sequence ATGGGCAGGAGAGCCACTACCCGGCGAATCGGCATTGCCGACGTCGCACTCAAGGCTGGCGTTTCACATGCGACGGTGTCGCGTGTCATGAACGGCAACTTCACAGTTGACGCCACTATCGCCGCACGGGTCCGGGAAGCGGCCACCGAGCTGAACTACCAGCCGAACCCGGTTGGGCGGAGTCTTGCCCTGGGCAAAACGGACACCATCGGCATCGTGGTGCCGGACCTCTCCAACCCCACCTTCCAGGCGATCCTCCGCGGCCTCAGCATGGCCGCGGCCCAGGACGGCTATCGCGTCCTGATCGCCGACTCCTCCGAGGTCTCCAGCGAGGAAGCCATCCTGGCGGGTGAGGCGCGGCGCCGTTGTGACGGCCTGGTGCTGTGCGCGCCGCGCATGAGCGATGCCGAACTGGAGGAGCTGGCACCGTCGCTCCACCCCATGGTGCTGATCAACCGCACCACCATGGACACCCAGGCCCCCAGCCTCATGGTGGACTACGGTCAGGGGATCCAGGAACTGGCCGGGCACCTTGTAGGCCTTGGCCACACCAGGCTGGCTTTCCTGGCCGGGCCCGCACGGAGCGCCTCGAACGCCCTGCGCGTCCTGGGGCTGGACAAGTTCAAGGCATCCCACCCGGAAATCGAGCTCCAGATGATCGACGGCGGCTCCAGTTTCGAGGCCGGCCACGAGTCGGCGGACGCGGTCCTGGCCAGCGGGGCCACTGGCGTCCTGGCCTTCAACGACCTCGTGGCCATGGGCCTGCTCAGCGGGCTCCACGAACGGGGCATCCGGGTCCCGGAGGACATCTCGGTCACCGGTTTCGACGACATCCCCTTTGCCCGCTACACCACCCCCACGCTCACTACGGCCGCTGTGCCCATCACCGAGCTGGGCCAGCAGGCGTGGCACCGAATGCGCGACCTCATCCGGCACGTCCCCTCCGACGCGGGGACCGAAGGGCCCACGGTGTTCCAGCCGCGGTTGGAGACCCGCAGCAGCACGGGACCGGCGAAAGGCTAG
- a CDS encoding TetR/AcrR family transcriptional regulator, which translates to MPPTKTRGPYAKGAERREQIIQTATDVFATEGFEGTALKRVAELVGVKEATLFHYFRGKQELLTAVLAERDRRGLAASDQEEVGLRLLAPIAERNRQEPGLTTLYAVASATANHPGHDSHAYFQDRYAQVVEELAQDIARRQAAREVRTDVPATMLARLVVAAFDGLQLQWLYDKSVDMADGLTQLVDVLLAPPAA; encoded by the coding sequence ATGCCACCGACCAAGACACGCGGCCCTTACGCAAAAGGGGCGGAGCGCAGAGAACAAATAATCCAGACGGCCACGGATGTTTTTGCCACGGAAGGCTTCGAGGGTACGGCGCTCAAACGGGTGGCCGAGCTGGTCGGCGTGAAGGAAGCAACGCTGTTCCATTACTTCCGGGGCAAGCAGGAGTTGCTGACGGCGGTCCTTGCTGAGCGGGACCGGCGCGGCCTGGCCGCCAGCGACCAGGAGGAAGTAGGCCTCCGGCTGTTGGCGCCGATCGCCGAGCGGAACCGCCAGGAGCCGGGCCTGACGACCCTTTATGCCGTGGCCTCGGCCACCGCGAATCATCCCGGGCATGACTCCCACGCGTACTTCCAGGACCGCTACGCCCAGGTGGTGGAGGAGCTCGCCCAGGACATCGCCCGGCGCCAGGCGGCACGCGAAGTGCGCACGGACGTGCCTGCCACGATGCTCGCCCGGCTGGTGGTGGCAGCCTTCGACGGCCTGCAGCTGCAGTGGCTCTACGACAAGAGTGTGGACATGGCGGATGGCCTGACGCAGCTCGTCGACGTGCTGTTGGCGCCGCCCGCCGCCTGA
- a CDS encoding alpha-hydroxy acid oxidase yields the protein MTHTIQPNNPETTPAPETTDAPAAENVRADASAAGTSLAGAVNRAAAAVPAALKRRVPKYSDLAPLMQFKKPEFSRAAKLQRASTIWELRDMAKRRTPQAPFDYTDGAAEAEITLRRAREAFLDIEFRPGILRNVSSIDLSTDILGKPSRLPVGIAPTGFTRMMQSEGEYAGSQAAEAAGIPYTLSTMGTASIEDVAEAAPNGRNWFQLYLWTDRDRSLELIERAAQAGNDTLMVTVDTAVAGARLRDVRNGMTIPPALTLKTVLDASYRPAWWFNFLTHEPLTFASLSRYTGTVADLINSMFDPTLTFEDLDWLRETWKGKLVVKGIQTVDDARKVVDHGADGVVLSNHGGRQLDRAPIPFHLLPGVKEAFTKDNSGAAIMLDTGIMSGADIIAALALGADFTLIGRAYLYGLMAGGRAGVDRAIQILEKDMTRTMALLGVSRLSELTPDHVRLLGK from the coding sequence ATGACGCACACCATCCAGCCCAACAACCCGGAGACCACGCCGGCCCCCGAGACAACGGACGCACCGGCCGCAGAAAACGTACGTGCCGATGCCTCCGCCGCAGGCACGTCCCTGGCTGGCGCCGTGAACCGGGCGGCCGCCGCGGTGCCCGCCGCGCTCAAGCGCCGCGTGCCCAAATATTCGGACCTCGCCCCGCTGATGCAGTTCAAGAAGCCGGAGTTCAGCCGTGCCGCGAAACTCCAGCGGGCCAGCACCATCTGGGAACTGCGGGACATGGCCAAGCGCCGCACCCCGCAGGCGCCCTTCGACTACACCGACGGCGCAGCCGAGGCCGAAATCACCCTGCGCCGGGCCCGGGAAGCGTTCCTGGACATCGAGTTCCGGCCGGGCATCCTCCGGAACGTCTCCAGTATCGACCTGAGCACCGACATCCTGGGTAAGCCGTCCCGGCTGCCCGTCGGCATCGCGCCCACCGGATTCACCCGGATGATGCAGTCCGAAGGCGAGTACGCCGGGTCCCAGGCCGCCGAGGCCGCCGGGATCCCCTACACGCTCTCCACTATGGGCACGGCGTCCATCGAGGACGTCGCCGAGGCCGCACCCAACGGACGGAACTGGTTCCAGCTGTACCTGTGGACGGACCGTGACCGCTCCCTCGAACTGATCGAACGCGCAGCCCAAGCAGGCAACGACACCCTGATGGTCACGGTGGACACCGCCGTTGCCGGCGCCCGCCTCCGGGACGTCCGCAACGGCATGACCATCCCGCCGGCACTCACGCTGAAGACCGTGCTGGACGCGTCCTACCGCCCGGCCTGGTGGTTCAACTTCCTCACGCACGAGCCGCTGACGTTCGCGTCGCTCTCGCGCTACACGGGCACGGTGGCGGACCTGATCAACTCCATGTTCGACCCCACGCTGACGTTCGAGGACCTCGACTGGCTGCGCGAAACCTGGAAGGGCAAGCTGGTGGTCAAGGGCATCCAGACCGTCGACGACGCCCGCAAGGTGGTGGACCACGGTGCCGACGGCGTGGTGCTCTCCAACCACGGTGGCCGCCAGCTGGACCGTGCGCCCATCCCGTTCCACCTGCTGCCGGGCGTAAAGGAAGCCTTCACCAAGGACAACTCCGGCGCCGCCATCATGCTCGACACGGGCATTATGAGCGGGGCGGACATCATCGCGGCCCTGGCACTGGGCGCCGACTTCACGCTGATCGGACGCGCCTACCTGTACGGCCTCATGGCCGGTGGACGGGCCGGCGTGGACCGCGCCATCCAGATCCTGGAGAAGGACATGACCCGCACCATGGCCCTGCTCGGCGTCAGCAGGCTCTCCGAACTGACCCCGGACCACGTGCGGCTCCTGGGCAAGTAA